A region of the Fusobacteria bacterium ZRK30 genome:
TAATTTACACTACTAAGCTTAAATAGTACTTACAAGCGCCTGAATCGTCAAAGAAGCGTTTTCCCTTCAGATACTGCTCTACTTAAAGCATTGTATCTAGCAACTCAAATAGCTACTAAAAAATGGGCATTTCCCCTTAGAAATTGGGGCAAGGTCTATGGTGAACTATCAATAATGTATGCTGATAGAGTTCCAGAATAAAGTAAAAAAATATGCCAAGAAGCCTTTTTTTAAAGGCTTGCTTGACATGCTAAAATTTTAAACCTATACTTGAATTAATGAAAACTCATAAATTTTTATCGTATTAAAATTACTAGAGGAACTATTTTTCTATTTGCAGACTTTTCTGGACACCCTCATTTCAACAGAATAGTCTATAACTAGTCTTATACTTTATTTTATTTTATTTCTTCGTCGATTAAATTCTTTAAAGAAAATTTTTTTTTAGGATTTTCTTTATAATATTGAAATTGTAAAGTTATTTAGTCTATCACTAAAATAACCCCTAAACAATGACACTTTTTTAGGTCTAGTCTAGGGGAGCTACTTTTATTAATTTACTAAATTTTTTTAATCCAATAATATCCTTCTTCAGTTATTTCATCTCTAACATATCTTAATCTTTAAAATTTATAATAGATCACTAGCCACTACCAGTATTTTTTTGTCTTCTTGGACAGGTGGATACATCATAAATAATAAAATCATAAATAATACAAACATATATATACCTCCTCTATAATTTTTATAGGATTAGCAACTTATTGATCTTTTTTATTGAGATCACAGCAGTCAAGGTTACCTTCACCAAAAGTATTTTCATTTGAATTTCCTATTTTATCTATTAATTTAGAAAAAAATCCTTTTTTAGCAGAAGTATTTGCAGATTTAGATTTTACACGATTTACTTCCTTTATATCTATTATTTTATATCCTTCACTTTCAACAGCTATTTTTAAAACATCGTCAGAAATATCTCCATCTATAAAAACTTCATTGGTTTCTAATGCTACTTTAACTTCCCCTATCCCCTCTAAATTTTTTAATTTATTTTCAATAATAGCTACACACTGAGTAGACATCATACCTTCAATTAATATTTTTTTCATCTAGGCCCTCCTGTTATTTTAAAAATTATTTAATATCTTTTTTCATTTCATTATATTCTTCCCTGTTCATCTCACCTTTAGAATACCTTCTTTTTAAAATTTTAATTGATTCTTTTTCATGGACCTTAATTTTTTTTAAGATGGTCGATATTATTAGAAGTAGAATTACCCCCATAGCAGCAGCTAACACCATACTGCCAAACATTCCATCCCCAAAAACATTACAACCATATCCATCTCTATACCACAGCATCAAATCATCTCCTAAGTTTTTATCCCGACTCTAAATACCTTCTCCATTGAAAATTTTTAGAATCACCAATATCAGTAAAGTTATTTTAATTATACAAAAACCAATACTCTTTACTGAATCAGTATAAAATAGTTGTGTGAAAACTCTGTGAAGAAATATTAAACGGCTCCACTTAATCCTCGTCCATATTTTTTATTGTGTTGTTTACAGTTTGAACATATTTTTTTATACGGAATCCCTTTTGAATCCACTTCCGTTATAAATTCTTTTTTGCATTTTAAGCATTTTATTTTTTTCTTCTCCAAGAAAATCACCTCTTTTATCATTTTTATTTGAATAATTACAAATTATATCACCGATTCAATAAATTC
Encoded here:
- a CDS encoding SHOCT domain-containing protein, translating into MLWYRDGYGCNVFGDGMFGSMVLAAAMGVILLLIISTILKKIKVHEKESIKILKRRYSKGEMNREEYNEMKKDIK
- a CDS encoding heavy-metal-associated domain-containing protein; this encodes MKKILIEGMMSTQCVAIIENKLKNLEGIGEVKVALETNEVFIDGDISDDVLKIAVESEGYKIIDIKEVNRVKSKSANTSAKKGFFSKLIDKIGNSNENTFGEGNLDCCDLNKKDQ